A section of the Gallus gallus isolate bGalGal1 chromosome 4, bGalGal1.mat.broiler.GRCg7b, whole genome shotgun sequence genome encodes:
- the EDA2R gene encoding tumor necrosis factor receptor superfamily member 27: MGCQETEYLDEHGKCVPCRSCMPGQELSKDCGDGVGGDAQCIACPPRKFKDSWGHHGCKTCLSCTLINRIQKSNCTATANAVCGECLPGFYRKARLSGQLDWECIPCTKQTPSSEPQCQSRTNLVKVAVPTVPPQDTALLALTSSALVIIVLVLLALSIIYCKRFWKSQCQRVFLRTQNFSGQRAMFPTSAVPGRFLCEEQMSGPCCLGMKNLSPCYRQTEGPVEAVQFISEGEAIGLQLPPAQPELELPPAVAGSPVPKGQLARSSLESQPLMRGCAERRATTMTPSDVRSGTAEALAPLSSCASEMQHKWPHTPVECTELDLQKFSSQMEFVSSERSEEAGTRAAPKESGSAALEANSGLSMSPARGMSTAMQSPAMQSPATESRERQVNDAQSLVTQISSTMKGLPVAELPHSLVQSLAFLLDPSLNGVKNFSHVALELGVMPQLLGHISGFEQLVAHLTYSGDSVTIPRLAQALQRLQRFDALLLLCDHFALSQIQGRQC, from the exons ATGGGCTGCCAGGAGACCGAGTACCTGGATGAGCACGGGAAGTGCGTGCCGTGCAGGAGCTGCATGCCTGGGCAGGAGCTCTCCAAG GACTGTGGTGATGGTGTGGGGGGGGATGCACAGTGCATTGCTTGCCCTCCCAGGAAGTTTAAGGACAGCTGGGGCCACCATGGCTGCAAGACCTGCCTGTCCTGCACCCTCATCAACCGCATCCAGAAGTCCAACTGCACAGCAACAGCCAACGCAGTGTGCGGGGAATGCCTGCCAGG GTTTTACCGCAAGGCACGGCTCAGTGGGCAGCTGGACTGGGAGTGCATCCCCTGCACCAAGCAGACACCCTCCTCTGAGCCCCAGT gtcaGTCCAGAACAAACCTGGTGAAAGTGGCAGTTCCCACCGTGCCGCCACAGGACACAGCCCTGCTCGCCCTGACCAGCAGCGCCCTGGTCATCATCGTGCTGGTGCTTCTGGCCCTCTCCATCATTTACTGCAAGCGGTTCTGGAAGAGCCAGTGCCAGCGAG TTTTCCTGCGGACGCAGAACTTCTCAGGCCAACGGGCGATGTTCCCCACCTCAGCAGTGCCCGGCAGGTTTCTTTGTGAGGAGCAGATGTCCGGCCCCTGCTGCTTGGGCATGAAGAACCTCAgcccctgctacaggcagacAGAAG GACCAGTGGAAGCAGTTCAGTTCATTTCAGAGGGAGAAGCCATCGGTCTCCAGCTGCCACCTGCCCAGCCTGAGCTGGAGCTGCCACCGGCTGTGGCGGGCAGTCCTGTACCCAAGGGCCAGCTGGCTAGGAGCAGCCTGGAGAGCCAGCCACTGATGCGGGGCTGTGCCGAGCGCCGGGCCACCACCATGACCCCCTCTGACGTCAGGTCGGGCACAGCAGAAGCCCTGGCCCCACTCTCCTCCTGTGCCTCTGAGATGCAGCACAAGTGGCCGCACACCCCGGTGGAGTGCACCGAGCTCGACCTGCAGAAATTCTCCTCCCAGATGGAGTTTGTGAGCAGTGAGCGATCAGAGGAGGCGGGGACCCGGGCAGCCCCCAAGGAGAGTGGCAGTGCGGCACTGGAGGCCAACAGCGGGCTCAGCATGAGCCCGGCGAGGGGCATGTCCACGGCCATGCAGAGCCCTGCCATGCAGAGCCCTGCCACTGAGAGCAGGGAGCGGCAG GTGAATGATGCTCAGAGCCTTGTGACTCAGATCAGCAGTACAATGAAGG GTCTCCCTGTTGCAGAGCTGCCCCATTCCTTGGTGCAGTCACTCGCTTTCTTGTTAGACCCTTCCTTGAACGGTGTGAAGAACTTCAGCCACGTGGCTCTGGAGCTGGGAGTCATGCCTCAGTTGCTGGGCCACATTTCTGGATTTGAGCAGCTCGTTGCCCACCTCACCTACTCAGGAGACTCCGTCACCATCCCCCGGCTGGCCCAGGCTCTGCAGCGACTGCAGCGCTTCGAcgccctgctcctgctgtgcgACCACTTTGCTCTCAGCCAGATCCAGGGCCGCCAGTGCTAG
- the LOC100859173 gene encoding probable G-protein coupled receptor 83, translating into MSIHQATNRTTFNWTDSCIVEWEKFAELARYELESQKPIVKALLIVAYSVIIIMSLFGNMLVCHVVLKSKRMHSATSLFIVNLAVSDIMITLLNTPFTLVRFVNSTWIFGKVMCHVSRFVQYCSLHVSTLTLTAIALDRHQVILNPLKQRMSLTKGAVSIAVIWLLAACFSLPHAVYQKLFQYNYREATVRSLCLPDFPEPAELVWKYLDLSTFLLLYLLPLLVITATYTRLAKKLWLRNAIGDVTTQQYITHHRNKKKSIKMLVLVVVVFAVCWFPLNCYVVLISSLGIKTKNSLYFALHWFAMSSTCYNPFIYCWLNESFRAELRALLCMCQHTPQPRGTAQPPMAVSCREAWGEQAGCVKGHSSDSICSTVLIPMANTDL; encoded by the exons ATGTCCATCCATCAAGCAACCAACAGGACCACCTTTAACTGGACAGACAGCTGCATTGTGGAGTGGGAGAAGTTTGCAGAGCTGGCTCGATATGAGCTGGAATCCCAGAAACCAATTGTGAAGGCTCTCCTGATTGTGGCATACTCAGTGATTATCATCATGTCTCTCTTTGGGAACATGCTGGTGTGCCACGTGGTGCTGAAGAGCAAGAGGATGCACTCGGCCACCAGCCTGTTCATTGTCAACCTGGCGGTGTCTGACATCATGATCACGCTGCTCAACACACCCTTCACTCTG GTTCGGTTTGTGAACAGCACATGGATCTTTGGGAAGGTGATGTGCCATGTCAGCCGCTTTGTGCAGTACTGCTCGCTACACGTCTCCACACTCACCCTGACAGCCATCGCCCTGGACAGGCACCAG GTTATTCTGAACCCACTCAAGCAAAGGATGTCTCTGACAAAAGGAGCTGTGAGCATTGCTGTGatctggctgctggctgcctgcttcTCCCTGCCCCATGCTGTCTACCAGAAGCTCTTCCAGTACAACTATAG gGAAGCCACCGTACGGAGTCTGTGCCTCCCGGATTTCCCTGAGCCTGCGGAGCTGGTCTGGAAGTACCTGGACCTGTCCACCTTCCTGCTCCTGtacctgctgcctctgctcgTCATCACTGCCACCTACACACGCCTGGCCAAGAAGCTGTGGCTGCGCAACGCCATTGGTGATGTCACCACACAGCAGTACATCACCCACCacaggaacaagaagaaaagcatcaaGATGCTGGTGCTGGTTGTGGTGGTCTTTGCTGTCTGCTGGTTTCCACTCAATTGTTACGTAGTGCTCATCTCCAGCCTGGGCATCAAGACCAAGAACTCGCTCTACTTTGCCCTTCACTGGTTTGCCATGAGCAGCACCTGCTACAACCCTTTCATTTACTGCTGGCTGAATGAGAGCTTCCGTGCAGAGCTCAGAGCCCTCCTGTGCATGTGTCAGCACACACCCCAGCCCCGGGGCACCGCGCAGCCACCCATGGCTGTGTCCTGTCGTGAGGCCTGGGGGGAGCAAGCAGGATGCGTGAAGGGGCACTCATCAGACAGCATTTGCTCCACTGTGCTCATCCCGATGGCCAACACTGACCTGTGA